GCTGGGGAAGGGGAGAAAAAACTTTGCTAACGCCCAAAGTTTTCTCTCCCCTTCCCCAGACCCCATCCCCTCTCTTTCAAAGACGTTTTTAGTTATGCTTCGCAAAAAGCGTACTAAAACAGTCTTCGAATACAGAGACGGCGAAGCCTTAATAAAAGTTTTTGGGATTCTTAAACCCTTTTTACAAAAAGGGTTTAAGGCCCCCGGCGGGGTCGCCGAAGGCCAAATATTATGCGTCGGGGTACAGCTCTGCGGCCATGTCCCGGAGTTTGTATTTCTGGATCTTGCCGCTTGCGGTCATGGGATAAGCGTCAAGGAAGGTGATGAACTTGGGAATTTTGTAGCGCGAGATCTGACCGCGGCAGTAGTCGATGACATCCTGCTTGGTCATTTCCACACCATCCTTGAGGATGATGAATGCGCCGACCTGCTCCCCGTATTTCTCACTGGGAACCCCGGCCACCTGCACGTCGAGAATGCCGTCCATGGTGTAGAGGAATTCTTCGATTTCACGGGGGTAGATATTCTCCCCGCCACGGATGATCATGTCTTTGAGGCGTCCGGTTACGTCAACGTAGCCTTCTTCATCCATGGTTCCGAGGTCTCCGGAATGGAGCCAGCCGTCCATATCGATGGTGGAGTTGGTTGCTTCAGGGTTGTTGTAGTAGCCCTTCATGACGTTGTAACCGCGACAGCAGATTTCACCTGTTTCGCCGGGTGCGCACATCTCGCCTGTTTCGGGATGGATGATGGCCACCTCGATTTCAGGCATGGCCCGGCCAACGGTCTCTGTGCGCCGCTGTACGCTGTCGCTCATGCGGGTCTGGGTCATAACCGGGGAAGCCTCGGTTAGACCGTAACAGATGGTGATGTCCTTCATGTTCATCTTGTCCATGACCTTCTTCATGACCTCGATGGGGCAGGGCGATCCGGCCATGATGCCGGTACGCAGTGAAGAATAGTCGAACTTATCGAACAGCTTGTGTTCGAGGATGGCGATGAACATGGTCGGTACACCGTAAAGGGCGGTGCATTTTTCCTGATCCACAGAAGCCATGACCAGCAGCGGATCGAACCCTTCAAGGATGACCATGGTGGTTCCGTGGTTCACCGCGGCCAGTACACCGAGTACGCAACCGAAACAGTGGAACAGGGGCACGGGCAGGCAGAGGCGGTCACCGGGCTTGAAAGCCTGATTCTCGCCGATCCAGAACCCGTTGTTGCCGATGTTGTAGTGGGTCAGCTGTACGCCCTTGGGGAACCCGGTGGTTCCTGAGGTGTACTGCATGTTGACCACATCATGCGGATCAAGGGAAGCCTGACGTTCTTCGTAGTCTTCCTCTGTGGTTACTGCGGAAAGGTTGATGACCTCGGCCATGGAGTACATGCCGCGGTGCTTTTCCTGACCGAGGAAGAAAACCCTTTTGAGATCGGGGAATTTTTCGCTTTTGAGGTAACCGCGTTCCTGAGTCTTGAGTTCGGGAATCAGCTCATATGCGGTCTGGAGATAATCGATCTCTCTGAAACCGTCGATGATGACCAGGTTCTCGCATTCGGACTGCTTAAGCAGATATTCCAGCTCGGTGGTGCGGTAAAAAGTGTTAACGGTCAGCAGGATGGCCCCGATTTTGGCGGTGGCGAATTGCAATGCCACCCAGTAAGGCACGTTGGTAGCCCAGACAGCCACCTTCTCGCCTTTCTTGATTCCAAGAGCCATAAGACCCATGGCCAGATCATCCACCAGCTCACCGAACTCGCGGTAGGTCAGGCGGAAATCGCGGTCCACATAGACAACAGCTTCCTGTTCCGGCCATTTTTCAACAGCCTCATCCAGAAGCGCGCCAAGAGTGATTTCCCTGAGATGTGATTGTTCCATGAAAATCCTCTCTTATTCCGGGAAATAAAGAACTGCGTAGATATCACACTTTTCGTTGCCTTCAGCAGCAACATAGTGCGGGACCACGGAATTGAAATATACGCTGTCGCCGGCTTCCAGAACGCTTTCTTCTTTGCCGTAAACGACTTTCAGCTTGCCGGAAACAACGATGATGAATTCTTCGCCTTCGTGGGAAGTCGTCTTGGGTTCTGCATCTTCAGGCTGGATTTCGATGAAGAAGGGTTCCATGTGGCGGTCACTCTTGCCTTTGGCAAGGGAGAAGTACTTCATGGAAGCTGTCTTTTCCTGATCGGAATGCATGGCAAATTCTTCCCTGCGCTCGCCGAGCTTGACGATGAGCGGGTCTTTGCTGACCTGATCGTCAAGGAAGGTGCCCAGTCTTACACCGAGAGCTCTGGCAATCTTAAGTAGAGGACCTAGCGAGGGGTATTTTTCTTTTTCTTCCACGGCTGTAAGGAAATCAATTCCAAGGCCGGT
This sequence is a window from Desulfovibrio sp. JC010. Protein-coding genes within it:
- a CDS encoding AMP-binding protein, encoding MEQSHLREITLGALLDEAVEKWPEQEAVVYVDRDFRLTYREFGELVDDLAMGLMALGIKKGEKVAVWATNVPYWVALQFATAKIGAILLTVNTFYRTTELEYLLKQSECENLVIIDGFREIDYLQTAYELIPELKTQERGYLKSEKFPDLKRVFFLGQEKHRGMYSMAEVINLSAVTTEEDYEERQASLDPHDVVNMQYTSGTTGFPKGVQLTHYNIGNNGFWIGENQAFKPGDRLCLPVPLFHCFGCVLGVLAAVNHGTTMVILEGFDPLLVMASVDQEKCTALYGVPTMFIAILEHKLFDKFDYSSLRTGIMAGSPCPIEVMKKVMDKMNMKDITICYGLTEASPVMTQTRMSDSVQRRTETVGRAMPEIEVAIIHPETGEMCAPGETGEICCRGYNVMKGYYNNPEATNSTIDMDGWLHSGDLGTMDEEGYVDVTGRLKDMIIRGGENIYPREIEEFLYTMDGILDVQVAGVPSEKYGEQVGAFIILKDGVEMTKQDVIDYCRGQISRYKIPKFITFLDAYPMTASGKIQKYKLRDMAAELYPDA
- a CDS encoding helix-turn-helix domain-containing protein, translated to MSKAKVGQRIKNFREKQGLSLDEFSDRTGLGIDFLTAVEEKEKYPSLGPLLKIARALGVRLGTFLDDQVSKDPLIVKLGERREEFAMHSDQEKTASMKYFSLAKGKSDRHMEPFFIEIQPEDAEPKTTSHEGEEFIIVVSGKLKVVYGKEESVLEAGDSVYFNSVVPHYVAAEGNEKCDIYAVLYFPE